Proteins encoded in a region of the Candidatus Zixiibacteriota bacterium genome:
- a CDS encoding MmgE/PrpD family protein, with protein sequence MSTPQMSIARRWARFARSLKYEQIDPDSVRHAKRFLLDSCGCALGGFHHEDIEIMHHTLSAFGGNAEATVWSAGTKTNAYWATLLNALAIRVMDYNDIYWEADPSHPSDLIPAATTCAEQCGRSGKDVIAGIVLAYELEMRLCEWGIPGIRERGWHHASLTQMVSPVVAGYMMGLTEDQIVNAVGISTCHNMTMGAVAAGKLTMMKNTVDPMATASGVMAARLAQNGYIGTELIIEGKEGFCQLLGPDWDMGRLTDGLGESWRIGRCAFKAFPTEALTHSSISGTLDLVKQHDIKAEDVTKVRVRTIARAKDILADPTKYVPETKETADHSLPYVIGVAIADRMVTPLQFTHDRIHDPELRALLQKIEVVVDPEFERQFPAKKWAGVEITTANGKTVRKDVDFPRGYPQNPMSDADLEEKFRALTNDVLDRGGQDRVIEVVNVLDRGPNLAKFLSAMTTD encoded by the coding sequence ATGTCCACTCCCCAGATGAGCATTGCCCGCCGGTGGGCGCGGTTTGCGCGATCTCTGAAGTACGAGCAGATTGACCCCGATTCGGTCAGACACGCCAAACGCTTTCTGTTGGATTCCTGCGGCTGTGCGCTCGGCGGATTCCATCATGAAGACATCGAAATCATGCATCACACGTTGTCGGCATTCGGCGGCAATGCCGAAGCCACGGTCTGGAGCGCGGGCACGAAGACCAATGCCTACTGGGCAACACTGCTGAACGCGCTGGCGATCCGCGTGATGGACTACAACGACATCTACTGGGAGGCCGATCCCTCGCATCCATCCGACCTGATCCCGGCGGCGACAACCTGCGCTGAGCAGTGCGGCAGAAGCGGCAAGGATGTGATCGCGGGGATCGTTCTTGCCTACGAGCTGGAGATGCGACTGTGCGAATGGGGCATTCCCGGCATCCGTGAGCGCGGCTGGCACCATGCCTCACTCACCCAGATGGTCTCGCCGGTCGTGGCGGGATACATGATGGGGCTGACGGAGGATCAGATCGTCAATGCCGTCGGCATCTCGACCTGCCACAACATGACCATGGGCGCGGTCGCCGCCGGGAAACTGACGATGATGAAAAACACGGTCGATCCGATGGCGACTGCCTCGGGGGTCATGGCGGCGCGCCTTGCGCAGAATGGATACATCGGGACCGAATTGATCATTGAAGGCAAAGAAGGGTTTTGCCAACTACTCGGCCCCGACTGGGACATGGGCCGACTGACCGACGGGCTGGGCGAGTCATGGCGGATCGGACGTTGCGCCTTCAAGGCGTTTCCGACCGAGGCGCTGACACACTCGTCGATTTCCGGCACGCTCGATCTGGTCAAACAGCACGACATCAAAGCGGAGGATGTAACCAAAGTGCGTGTGCGAACGATCGCCCGCGCAAAAGACATCCTCGCCGATCCGACAAAGTACGTTCCGGAAACCAAAGAGACCGCCGACCACTCGCTCCCCTATGTGATCGGTGTCGCCATCGCCGACCGGATGGTCACGCCACTTCAGTTCACACATGACCGCATCCACGACCCGGAGCTGCGTGCGCTTCTGCAAAAAATCGAAGTCGTCGTGGATCCGGAGTTTGAACGGCAGTTTCCGGCGAAGAAGTGGGCCGGCGTCGAGATTACGACCGCGAATGGGAAAACGGTCAGAAAGGATGTCGATTTCCCGCGCGGATACCCGCAGAATCCGATGTCCGACGCGGATCTCGAAGAGAAGTTCCGTGCCCTCACCAACGATGTGCTTGATCGAGGCGGTCAGGATCGAGTGATCGAGGTAGTCAACGTACTCGATCGCGGGCCGAATCTGGCGAAGTTCCTATCGGCAATGACGACGGATTGA
- a CDS encoding SRPBCC family protein, translating into MTDDVRFDWSQFRLGIYIQNSPEHLYRLWTTPSGLIRWFLRTAAFAAADGPPKTPAKAKSLPPYGTLKCRHDDDPCGIGDRYRWEWYYDGGISGEGWIIDVRPPTRLEFTFGDRMEVTVSIRKQGSYSEVDLRQHGIPVNARARHELHMGCRQAWTFFLANLKSVAEGGLDLRETERGKSKQLHLVNI; encoded by the coding sequence ATGACCGACGATGTCCGGTTTGACTGGTCCCAGTTTCGACTGGGAATCTACATTCAGAACAGCCCGGAGCATCTGTACCGTCTCTGGACCACGCCGTCGGGGCTGATTCGCTGGTTTCTGCGCACGGCGGCATTTGCCGCCGCCGACGGTCCGCCAAAAACACCCGCGAAGGCCAAATCATTGCCGCCATACGGTACCCTCAAGTGCCGTCACGATGATGACCCGTGCGGGATCGGCGATCGCTACCGTTGGGAGTGGTACTACGACGGCGGAATCAGCGGCGAGGGCTGGATCATCGACGTGCGCCCACCCACTCGTCTGGAGTTCACATTCGGGGACCGCATGGAAGTGACCGTCTCCATCCGCAAGCAGGGCAGTTACTCCGAAGTGGACTTGCGTCAGCACGGCATTCCGGTCAACGCTCGCGCGCGGCACGAGCTGCACATGGGATGCCGCCAGGCATGGACGTTTTTTCTCGCCAATCTCAAGTCGGTGGCTGAGGGTGGCCTGGATTTGCGCGAAACGGAACGCGGCAAGAGCAAACAACTGCATCTGGTCAACATCTGA
- a CDS encoding SPFH domain-containing protein produces the protein MIKEKLRSAASGWGMLGLLLLLFFGMIVLLVISPVPTKIIAGAILLVDFFLMFGFFLVNPNEGQVLQLFGDYKGTVRANGLRWANPLLSAKRVSLRVRNFETGKMKVNDIDGNPVEIAAIVVWRVVDTAEAVFEVDNYEEFVHIQSESAIRNLATQYPYDTHDDNRISLRGHTPTISEQLKSEIQERLDRAGVDVIEARISHLAYAPEIAEAMLRRQQAGAIVAARQLIVEGAVGMVEMALEQLSAKNIIELDHERKAAMVSNLLVVLCGETSTQPVINTGTLYN, from the coding sequence ATGATTAAAGAGAAACTGCGGTCGGCGGCATCGGGGTGGGGGATGCTGGGGTTACTGTTGCTGCTGTTCTTCGGGATGATCGTGCTACTCGTTATCAGCCCCGTTCCAACCAAGATCATCGCCGGTGCGATTCTGCTGGTCGACTTTTTCCTCATGTTCGGGTTTTTTCTGGTCAACCCGAATGAGGGACAAGTCCTGCAATTGTTCGGCGACTACAAGGGGACCGTGCGGGCCAACGGCTTGCGCTGGGCCAACCCGTTGTTGAGCGCCAAGCGGGTCTCGCTGCGGGTGCGCAACTTCGAGACAGGGAAGATGAAGGTCAACGACATCGACGGCAACCCGGTTGAGATCGCCGCGATCGTCGTTTGGCGTGTCGTCGATACCGCCGAGGCGGTGTTCGAAGTGGACAATTATGAGGAGTTCGTCCACATCCAAAGCGAGTCGGCGATCCGCAACCTGGCGACGCAGTACCCCTACGACACGCACGACGACAATCGCATCTCGCTGCGCGGTCACACGCCGACCATTTCCGAGCAGCTCAAATCGGAAATCCAGGAGCGGCTGGATCGCGCCGGTGTCGATGTTATCGAGGCGCGCATCAGCCATCTGGCGTATGCGCCGGAAATCGCCGAGGCAATGCTGCGGCGTCAGCAGGCGGGCGCGATCGTCGCCGCGCGGCAGTTGATCGTCGAGGGCGCGGTCGGAATGGTGGAGATGGCGTTAGAGCAACTCTCCGCCAAGAACATCATCGAGCTGGATCATGAACGTAAAGCGGCGATGGTTTCGAATCTGCTGGTCGTTCTCTGTGGTGAGACATCGACCCAGCCGGTGATCAACACGGGGACGCTGTACAATTGA
- a CDS encoding efflux RND transporter periplasmic adaptor subunit, with product MFKKIGIGLGIVIVAGALVLMVWKRSGHSDASFKFVTVERGTIVDKALAIGRIEPENEIAIKSKISGLVKRIHVELGDSVKVGDPLIEVAPDPTPLEYAEAQRNVQLAAVAYDQAKRDFDRKNDLMGKNLVSVDEFERSRQTLDETNLRMNLAEEKLSLIESGKTKIANRAIESTIRSPISGRILARHVNEGDPVVPLTSFQEGTALLTMATMENLMFKGTVDEIDVGKLSEGMPVDIKVGALPSAKVSGSLYKISPKARKEDNTILFDVEIHLTEVPDTIDLRAGYSANAEVIINKKDSVLVLPERLVTFRGDSAYVEVANELGEPIELVVETGLSDGLQVEIIAGLEDSAQVIERPPKKIE from the coding sequence ATGTTCAAGAAAATCGGTATCGGACTGGGCATCGTGATCGTGGCGGGCGCGCTGGTGCTCATGGTGTGGAAGCGTTCGGGCCACAGCGATGCGTCCTTTAAGTTTGTCACCGTCGAGCGCGGCACGATCGTCGACAAGGCGCTGGCGATCGGCCGGATCGAGCCGGAAAACGAGATCGCCATCAAGTCGAAGATTTCCGGGTTGGTCAAACGGATTCATGTCGAGCTCGGCGATTCGGTCAAAGTCGGCGATCCGTTGATCGAGGTCGCCCCCGACCCGACGCCGTTGGAGTATGCCGAGGCGCAGCGCAATGTGCAGTTGGCGGCGGTGGCCTACGATCAGGCCAAGCGCGATTTCGACCGCAAGAACGACCTGATGGGCAAAAACCTGGTCTCGGTCGATGAGTTTGAAAGATCCCGGCAGACATTGGACGAGACCAATCTGCGCATGAATCTCGCCGAGGAGAAGTTGTCGTTGATCGAAAGCGGCAAAACGAAGATCGCCAACCGTGCCATCGAGTCGACCATCCGTTCGCCCATTTCGGGACGCATACTGGCGCGGCATGTCAACGAGGGCGATCCGGTGGTGCCGTTGACGTCGTTTCAGGAAGGGACCGCGCTTCTGACGATGGCGACGATGGAAAACCTGATGTTCAAGGGGACAGTCGATGAGATCGATGTCGGCAAGCTCTCCGAAGGGATGCCGGTCGACATCAAAGTCGGCGCCCTCCCCAGCGCCAAAGTCAGCGGATCTCTCTATAAGATCTCGCCGAAGGCGCGCAAAGAAGACAACACGATCCTGTTCGATGTCGAAATCCATCTGACGGAAGTTCCCGACACGATCGATCTGCGCGCCGGATATTCGGCCAATGCCGAGGTCATCATCAACAAGAAGGACTCGGTGTTGGTGCTGCCGGAACGTCTGGTCACCTTCCGGGGTGATTCGGCCTATGTCGAGGTGGCCAATGAACTGGGAGAGCCGATCGAACTGGTGGTCGAGACCGGGCTGTCGGACGGACTGCAGGTCGAGATCATCGCCGGTCTCGAGGACAGCGCACAGGTGATCGAACGACCGCCCAAGAAGATTGAGTAG
- a CDS encoding FKBP-type peptidyl-prolyl cis-trans isomerase, whose amino-acid sequence MKSHRMVWLAGAMLMLWGCGQSETPPPQQQSQQPAQQPPQGEALADSAADGIPQLTGDTVTTPSGLKYIEMTEGTGGMPQAGQMVVVHYTGWLTDGTMFDSSRKKGQPYSFPLGQGRVIKGWDEGIALMKVGERRLLIIPYDLAYGEAGRLPRIPQRATLVFDVELLEVRTSG is encoded by the coding sequence GTGAAATCCCATCGTATGGTTTGGCTGGCGGGGGCAATGCTGATGCTCTGGGGGTGCGGCCAGAGCGAGACACCGCCGCCGCAGCAACAATCGCAACAGCCCGCACAGCAGCCGCCACAGGGCGAGGCACTGGCCGATTCGGCAGCGGACGGCATCCCGCAGTTGACGGGGGACACCGTCACCACACCATCGGGACTGAAGTACATCGAGATGACCGAGGGGACCGGTGGCATGCCGCAGGCCGGGCAAATGGTTGTCGTCCACTACACAGGGTGGCTGACCGATGGCACGATGTTCGATTCCTCCCGTAAGAAAGGACAGCCCTACTCCTTCCCACTCGGACAAGGCCGGGTGATCAAGGGCTGGGATGAGGGGATTGCTTTGATGAAGGTCGGGGAACGTCGCCTTCTGATCATTCCCTACGATCTGGCCTATGGCGAAGCTGGCCGTCTGCCGCGCATTCCCCAGCGGGCGACACTGGTCTTCGATGTCGAGTTGCTCGAAGTGAGGACATCCGGTTAG
- a CDS encoding CDGSH iron-sulfur domain-containing protein, which produces MNEPIIAQKQPYVRDETARTVKWCACGRSADQPYCDGSHKGSEHRPLVIELAEGRTVSWCGCKHSGNKPFCDGTHRSL; this is translated from the coding sequence ATGAACGAACCGATCATCGCGCAGAAGCAGCCATATGTCCGCGACGAAACTGCACGGACCGTGAAGTGGTGTGCCTGCGGTCGTTCCGCCGACCAGCCGTACTGCGACGGATCGCACAAGGGGTCGGAGCATCGGCCCCTGGTGATCGAGTTGGCCGAGGGCAGGACAGTGTCGTGGTGCGGCTGCAAACACTCAGGAAACAAGCCGTTCTGCGACGGCACACACCGTTCGCTTTGA
- a CDS encoding cold-shock protein — protein MAEGTVKWFNDSKGFGFIEREDGDDVFVHYSAIQADGFRSLAEGMQVQFDIVQGPKGPQAANVRKL, from the coding sequence ATGGCGGAAGGTACCGTCAAGTGGTTCAACGACAGCAAGGGTTTCGGTTTCATCGAGCGTGAGGATGGCGACGACGTGTTCGTTCACTACTCCGCAATTCAGGCCGATGGTTTCCGTTCCCTCGCCGAGGGCATGCAGGTGCAGTTTGACATCGTGCAGGGCCCGAAGGGACCGCAAGCCGCGAACGTGCGCAAACTCTAA
- a CDS encoding DUF5694 domain-containing protein: MRKLLPALIAPLLLSATVASVTTVICIGVEVAAAQPPTPPAPLADVLVLGVFHFKDAGLDGYKPQYDVDIMSVSRQSEIREIVRCLSNYHPTKIAVEAHADRAEKLKSEYDSYLADKFDLPANEIYQLGFRLARGNGHDRVYPVDAKARWYQPFVNPWEYAVEHGQDTLLDSVEAPWEEFYESLYEYEDRQKAQQSLIETFLQINVPDRLAVGHGHYLIGTFKAGFGDEYPGADAKTGWYNRNLRIFANLTRLTEGPGERLLLIIGAGHVPIIRHAIEASPQYRLVELDQFLGQNCADGEGSGN; this comes from the coding sequence ATGAGAAAGTTGCTCCCTGCTTTGATCGCACCCCTGCTGTTGTCGGCGACTGTCGCATCGGTCACGACCGTCATTTGCATCGGCGTTGAAGTAGCGGCGGCACAGCCCCCGACACCGCCAGCGCCTCTGGCGGACGTTTTGGTGCTAGGGGTCTTCCACTTCAAGGACGCGGGTCTCGACGGCTATAAACCGCAATACGATGTGGACATCATGTCGGTGTCGCGTCAGTCAGAAATCCGGGAGATCGTGCGTTGCCTGTCGAACTATCACCCGACGAAGATTGCCGTGGAGGCTCACGCCGACCGTGCAGAGAAACTGAAATCCGAATACGATTCCTACCTCGCAGACAAGTTCGACTTGCCGGCCAACGAGATCTACCAACTGGGATTTCGTCTGGCGCGTGGCAACGGGCACGACCGCGTGTATCCCGTCGATGCGAAGGCGCGCTGGTACCAGCCGTTCGTCAACCCGTGGGAATATGCGGTCGAGCACGGTCAGGACACACTGCTTGACAGCGTTGAGGCGCCGTGGGAGGAGTTCTATGAGTCGCTGTACGAGTACGAAGATCGACAAAAGGCGCAACAGTCGCTCATTGAGACATTTCTTCAGATCAATGTTCCCGACCGTCTCGCGGTGGGGCATGGGCATTACCTGATCGGCACGTTCAAGGCCGGGTTCGGGGATGAGTACCCCGGTGCCGATGCCAAGACAGGGTGGTACAACCGCAACCTCCGGATCTTTGCCAATCTGACGCGACTCACCGAGGGACCGGGCGAGCGTCTGCTGCTGATCATCGGGGCCGGCCACGTGCCGATCATCCGACATGCGATCGAGGCGTCCCCTCAGTACCGTCTGGTCGAACTGGATCAATTCCTCGGCCAGAATTGTGCTGATGGGGAGGGCAGTGGTAACTAA
- a CDS encoding DUF4177 domain-containing protein, whose protein sequence is MANWEYRRIAIKTSGGIFRQIRPADDYTPVLNEAGRDGWELAAAIPMTEGHGRVASIEFVFKRLR, encoded by the coding sequence ATGGCAAACTGGGAATACAGGCGCATTGCCATCAAAACCAGCGGCGGGATTTTTCGGCAGATCAGACCCGCGGATGATTACACGCCCGTTCTCAACGAGGCCGGACGCGACGGCTGGGAACTGGCGGCCGCGATCCCGATGACCGAGGGCCACGGACGCGTCGCGTCGATTGAGTTTGTGTTCAAGCGGCTGCGATAG